A DNA window from Mycolicibacter terrae contains the following coding sequences:
- a CDS encoding DUF2537 domain-containing protein, with translation MSPTQTTPWATGLTVAAFVAAVSGTAIAVLSLGLTRVHPAVAVALNLIAVGGLAPTVWGWRRTPVLRWLALGAGLGVAGAWLVLLVLAAQR, from the coding sequence ATGAGTCCGACCCAAACCACGCCGTGGGCAACGGGTTTGACCGTGGCGGCGTTCGTCGCTGCGGTGTCGGGGACCGCGATCGCGGTGCTGAGCCTGGGATTGACCCGGGTGCACCCCGCGGTGGCGGTCGCGCTCAACCTGATCGCGGTGGGCGGGCTCGCGCCAACGGTCTGGGGCTGGCGGCGCACCCCGGTGCTGCGATGGCTGGCGCTGGGCGCCGGACTCGGGGTGGCGGGGGCGTGGCTGGTGCTTTTGGTGCTGGCTGCTCAGCGTTGA
- a CDS encoding SRPBCC family protein: MAAPLLKAEIDIKAPVTEVWNLISDFRRMPEWSPQCRWMKPLGAVRPGTRTINFNRRGRLYWPTSSRITEFVPERKLAFRVTENHSVWSYELEPIAEGTRVTESRRADEGITSFSTTVTKLFMGGVESFEHELLEGMNASLERIKAAAENR; this comes from the coding sequence ATGGCAGCGCCGCTGTTGAAGGCCGAGATCGACATCAAGGCACCGGTCACCGAGGTTTGGAACCTGATCTCCGATTTCCGTCGGATGCCGGAGTGGAGCCCGCAGTGCCGGTGGATGAAACCGCTGGGTGCGGTGCGCCCGGGCACTCGCACCATAAACTTCAACCGGCGCGGCCGGCTGTACTGGCCCACCAGCTCGCGCATCACCGAGTTCGTCCCGGAGCGCAAGCTGGCCTTCCGCGTGACGGAGAACCACAGCGTGTGGAGCTATGAACTGGAGCCGATCGCCGAGGGCACCCGGGTCACCGAGAGCCGGCGCGCCGACGAGGGGATCACCAGCTTTTCGACAACCGTGACGAAACTGTTCATGGGCGGCGTCGAGAGCTTCGAGCATGAGCTGCTCGAAGGCATGAACGCCTCCTTGGAGCGGATCAAGGCGGCCGCCGAAAACCGCTGA
- a CDS encoding DUF2771 domain-containing protein has translation MKRSTAALVTVLVVAAAVLAGFGTWWLGRGGEPTPPQVSAYSKGHLTHAGPYMYCDVLDLNECVLTEEQGKLTVDERHPVQLSVDTVIGRAPWRLLRLYDDPADATGKMYAPGSTLAVTVPTIDPQRGPLRGLVVQLLTLVVDRDSGEKFAVPHAEWAVGLQWSRPASR, from the coding sequence GTGAAGCGCTCGACGGCCGCACTGGTGACGGTGCTGGTGGTGGCGGCGGCCGTGCTCGCCGGGTTCGGCACCTGGTGGTTGGGCCGCGGCGGTGAGCCGACGCCGCCGCAGGTCAGCGCTTACTCCAAAGGGCACCTGACCCACGCCGGGCCCTACATGTACTGCGACGTGCTCGACCTCAACGAGTGCGTGCTGACCGAGGAGCAGGGCAAGCTGACGGTCGACGAGCGCCATCCGGTCCAGCTGTCGGTGGACACCGTCATCGGTCGGGCGCCGTGGCGGCTACTGCGGCTCTACGACGATCCGGCCGATGCCACCGGCAAGATGTATGCGCCGGGCAGCACGCTGGCCGTCACCGTCCCCACCATCGACCCGCAGCGCGGCCCACTGCGCGGGCTGGTGGTGCAGTTGCTGACCCTGGTCGTCGACCGGGACTCCGGCGAGAAGTTCGCGGTGCCGCACGCCGAATGGGCGGTGGGCCTGCAGTGGAGCCGTCCCGCGTCACGTTGA
- a CDS encoding MFS transporter has translation MANYPSDSPGDQRQRQPMPSANRYLPPLHDHPEPPRRHSPSGDTGTGDRVTVTRAAAARSREMGYRMYGLVQRAATADGADKSGLTALTWPVVANFAVDAAMAVALANTLFFAAASGESKGRVALYLLVTIAPFAVVAPLIGPALDRIQHGRRAALALSFALRTVLALVLIANYDGAAGTFGSWVLYPCALAMMVFSKSFTVLRSAVTPRVMPPSIDLVRVNSRLTMFGLLGGTIVGGGIAAGAEYVFTRLLELPGALFVVVAVSVAGAGLAMRIPRWVEVTTGEVPTTLSYRSNERRRSWPEHIRRAGGALSQPLRQPLGRNIIAALWGNCTIKAMVGFLFLYPAFVAKQHDANGWVQLGILGLIGAAAGVGNFAGNFTSARLQLGRPAVLVVRCTMAVTAVALAAAVAGTLVMAAIAALVTSGASAVAKASLDAALQDDLPEESRASAFGRTESTLQLAWVLGGALGVLVYTDLWVGFTAITALLIPGLAQTILSFHGDSLIPGLGGNRPVLIEQDGSRRDQTGVMNR, from the coding sequence ATGGCCAACTATCCCAGCGACAGCCCCGGTGACCAGCGACAGCGCCAGCCCATGCCCAGCGCCAACCGGTACCTGCCACCGCTGCACGACCACCCCGAGCCACCCCGCCGGCACAGCCCGTCCGGCGACACGGGCACCGGTGACCGCGTCACGGTGACCCGGGCTGCCGCGGCTCGCAGCCGCGAAATGGGCTACCGGATGTACGGGCTGGTGCAACGGGCCGCCACCGCCGACGGCGCCGACAAATCCGGGCTGACCGCGCTGACCTGGCCGGTGGTCGCCAACTTCGCGGTGGACGCGGCGATGGCCGTGGCGTTGGCCAACACCCTGTTCTTCGCCGCGGCCAGCGGGGAGAGCAAGGGCCGGGTGGCGCTGTACCTGCTGGTGACGATCGCGCCGTTCGCGGTGGTCGCACCGCTGATCGGGCCGGCGCTGGATCGCATCCAACACGGGCGGCGCGCGGCGCTCGCATTGTCGTTCGCGCTGCGCACCGTGTTGGCCCTGGTGCTGATCGCCAACTACGACGGCGCCGCCGGCACCTTCGGCTCCTGGGTGCTCTACCCGTGCGCGCTGGCCATGATGGTGTTCTCGAAGTCGTTCACGGTGCTGCGCAGCGCGGTGACTCCGCGGGTGATGCCGCCCTCCATCGACCTGGTGCGGGTCAATTCCCGATTGACGATGTTCGGTCTGCTCGGCGGGACGATCGTCGGCGGCGGCATCGCCGCGGGCGCCGAGTACGTGTTCACCCGCCTGCTCGAACTTCCCGGCGCGCTGTTCGTCGTCGTCGCTGTCTCGGTGGCCGGGGCCGGCCTGGCGATGCGGATCCCGCGGTGGGTGGAGGTGACCACCGGGGAGGTCCCGACCACACTGAGTTACCGCTCGAACGAGCGCCGGCGCAGCTGGCCCGAACACATCCGGCGAGCCGGCGGGGCACTGAGCCAGCCGTTGCGCCAACCGCTGGGCCGCAACATCATCGCTGCGCTGTGGGGCAACTGCACCATCAAGGCCATGGTGGGTTTCCTGTTCCTGTACCCGGCGTTCGTCGCCAAGCAGCACGACGCCAACGGCTGGGTGCAGCTGGGCATTCTCGGTCTGATCGGCGCGGCCGCCGGGGTGGGCAACTTCGCCGGCAACTTCACCAGCGCCCGGCTGCAGCTGGGCCGGCCCGCGGTGCTGGTGGTGCGCTGCACCATGGCCGTGACCGCCGTCGCGCTGGCGGCGGCGGTGGCCGGAACCCTCGTGATGGCGGCCATCGCCGCCCTGGTCACCTCTGGTGCCAGCGCGGTCGCGAAGGCCTCACTGGACGCCGCACTGCAGGACGACCTGCCCGAGGAGTCGCGGGCTTCGGCGTTCGGCCGTACCGAGTCCACCCTGCAGCTGGCCTGGGTGCTCGGCGGTGCGCTGGGCGTGCTGGTATACACCGACCTGTGGGTGGGCTTCACCGCGATCACCGCGCTGCTGATCCCGGGGCTGGCCCAGACCATCCTGTCCTTCCACGGCGACTCGTTGATCCCCGGCCTGGGGGGCAACCGTCCGGTGCTGATCGAACAGGACGGCTCCCGCCGCGATCAGACAGGGGTGATGAACAGGTGA
- the sepH gene encoding septation protein SepH, whose protein sequence is MRELTVIGLDVDGKHIICESACGDDERADMFALRLDDRLRSVVRGEGNRVGQTQADLGGTMLRPKDIQARIRAGASVEQVAAAAGVDVSRVERFAHPVLLERSRAAELAAAAHPVLADGPAVSTLLEVITSALMSRGLNPDHSSWDAWRNEDGRWTVQLAWKAGRSDNVAHFRFAPGAHGGTVTAVDDSAMELIDPDFDRPLRPVATIAELDFEEPAAPPVVEEEPVRQRSATRSRRSKPPVPGWEDVLLGVRSTGSAGQR, encoded by the coding sequence ATGCGGGAATTGACAGTCATAGGTCTCGACGTCGACGGCAAACACATCATCTGTGAGAGCGCCTGCGGTGACGACGAACGCGCCGACATGTTCGCGCTGCGCCTCGACGACCGGCTGCGTTCAGTGGTGCGTGGCGAGGGCAACCGCGTCGGGCAGACCCAGGCCGATCTGGGAGGCACCATGTTGCGTCCGAAGGACATCCAGGCCCGCATCCGTGCCGGGGCGTCGGTCGAGCAGGTGGCCGCGGCGGCCGGCGTGGACGTCTCCCGGGTGGAGCGGTTCGCGCACCCGGTGCTGCTGGAGCGCTCGCGTGCCGCGGAGCTGGCGGCCGCTGCCCACCCGGTGCTGGCCGACGGCCCCGCGGTGTCGACCCTGCTCGAAGTGATCACCAGCGCGTTGATGAGCCGCGGCCTCAATCCGGATCACAGCAGCTGGGACGCGTGGCGCAACGAGGACGGACGCTGGACGGTGCAGCTGGCCTGGAAGGCGGGCCGCTCCGACAACGTCGCCCACTTCCGATTCGCCCCGGGAGCGCACGGCGGGACGGTCACCGCCGTCGACGACTCGGCGATGGAGCTGATCGACCCGGACTTCGACCGTCCGCTGCGGCCGGTTGCCACGATCGCCGAACTGGACTTCGAGGAGCCTGCCGCCCCGCCGGTGGTGGAAGAGGAGCCGGTCCGCCAACGCTCGGCGACCCGGTCCCGGCGCAGCAAGCCCCCGGTTCCGGGTTGGGAGGACGTGCTGCTCGGGGTGCGCTCGACCGGCTCGGCCGGTCAACGCTGA
- a CDS encoding AurF N-oxygenase family protein has protein sequence MEVSDDTQYVDMLNTLSEGSVRRHFNPYVDIDWDSPEFKVTENDPRWILPATDPLGKHAWYQAQPEDRQIKIGMWRQANVAKVGLHFESILIRGLLNYAFWVPNGSPEYRYCLHESVEECNHTLMFQEMVNHIGADVPGMPRFLKWLAAFIPLVAGPLPIPFWFGILAGEEPIDHIQKDILREGKTLHPIMEKVMAIHVAEEARHISFAHEYLNKRIPHLPRRKRFWLSLFVPVTMRILCSAIVVPPKAFWVEFDIPRSVRKDVFFGSADARRMLSDMFADVRMLCHDTGLMNPVAKLVWRMCRINGAPSRFRAQPQRAHLSRVA, from the coding sequence ATGGAAGTCTCCGACGACACCCAGTACGTCGACATGCTCAACACCCTGTCGGAAGGCTCCGTGCGTCGGCACTTCAACCCGTACGTCGACATCGACTGGGACAGCCCGGAATTCAAGGTCACCGAGAATGACCCGCGGTGGATCCTGCCGGCCACCGACCCGCTGGGCAAGCACGCCTGGTACCAGGCGCAGCCCGAAGACCGCCAGATCAAGATCGGCATGTGGCGTCAGGCCAACGTGGCCAAGGTCGGCCTGCACTTCGAGTCCATCCTGATCCGCGGCCTGCTCAACTACGCGTTCTGGGTGCCCAACGGCTCACCGGAGTACCGGTACTGCCTGCACGAGTCGGTCGAGGAGTGCAACCACACCCTGATGTTCCAGGAGATGGTGAACCACATCGGCGCCGACGTTCCCGGCATGCCGCGGTTCCTCAAGTGGCTGGCGGCGTTCATCCCGCTGGTCGCCGGGCCGCTGCCGATCCCGTTCTGGTTCGGCATCCTCGCCGGCGAAGAGCCCATCGACCACATTCAGAAGGACATCCTGCGCGAGGGCAAGACGCTGCACCCGATCATGGAGAAGGTGATGGCGATCCACGTCGCCGAAGAGGCGCGGCACATCTCCTTCGCGCACGAATACCTCAACAAACGGATCCCGCACCTGCCGCGCCGCAAGCGATTCTGGCTCTCGCTGTTCGTGCCGGTCACCATGCGGATCCTCTGCTCGGCGATCGTCGTTCCGCCGAAGGCGTTCTGGGTGGAGTTCGACATTCCCCGCTCGGTGCGCAAGGACGTGTTCTTCGGCTCGGCCGACGCCCGGCGGATGCTGTCGGACATGTTCGCCGACGTGCGGATGCTCTGCCACGACACCGGTCTGATGAACCCGGTTGCCAAGCTGGTGTGGCGGATGTGCCGGATCAACGGGGCACCGTCGCGCTTCCGGGCCCAGCCGCAGCGCGCGCACCTGTCGCGCGTCGCGTAA
- a CDS encoding DUF2530 domain-containing protein, which yields MTPQPPPESAPEPPPLPPALLRVWPVIGAGAAGFCCATIAAFAIPALESWRPVSVAGLGVGVLGTTIFLVQRTASRRGVRGAQTGLEHE from the coding sequence ATGACCCCCCAGCCGCCACCCGAGTCCGCCCCTGAGCCGCCACCGCTGCCACCCGCCCTGTTGCGGGTCTGGCCGGTGATCGGTGCCGGGGCCGCCGGGTTCTGCTGTGCGACCATCGCGGCGTTCGCGATTCCGGCCCTGGAGTCGTGGCGGCCGGTGAGCGTGGCCGGGTTGGGGGTCGGCGTGCTGGGCACCACGATCTTTCTCGTGCAACGCACAGCGTCACGGCGCGGCGTGCGCGGCGCCCAAACCGGACTGGAACACGAATAG
- the serC gene encoding phosphoserine transaminase: protein MAEQLTIPDNIKPADGRFGCGPSKVRPEQLNALVTTVAPLFGTSHRQAPVKDLVGRVRSGLRELFSVPDGYEVVLGNGGSTAFWDAAAFGLVDKRSLHLTYGEFSAKFASAVAKNPFVGDPIIIKADAGSAPEPTSDPSVDVIAWAHNETSTGVAVPVRRPGGAGEALVVIDATSGAGGLPVDITETDVYYFAPQKNFASDGGLWLAIMSPAALARIEAIAASGRWVPEFLSLPIAVDNSSKNQTYNTPAIATLALMAEQLDWLLDNGGLDWAVKRTADSSQRLYSWAEARPFTTPFVADPALRSQVVGTIDFVDDVDAAAVAKVLRANGIVDTEPYRKLGRNQLRIAMFPAVEPDDVSALTQCVDWVVERL, encoded by the coding sequence ATGGCTGAACAGCTCACGATCCCGGACAACATCAAGCCCGCCGACGGACGGTTCGGCTGTGGGCCCTCCAAGGTCCGGCCGGAGCAGTTGAACGCGCTGGTCACCACGGTGGCGCCGCTGTTCGGCACTTCGCACCGCCAGGCGCCGGTCAAAGACCTGGTCGGCCGCGTGCGCTCCGGGTTGCGCGAGTTGTTCTCGGTGCCCGACGGCTATGAGGTGGTCCTGGGCAACGGCGGCTCCACCGCGTTCTGGGACGCCGCGGCATTCGGCCTGGTCGACAAGCGCTCCCTGCACCTGACCTACGGCGAGTTCAGCGCGAAGTTCGCCTCGGCGGTGGCCAAGAATCCGTTCGTCGGTGACCCGATCATCATCAAGGCCGATGCGGGCAGCGCCCCCGAGCCGACCTCGGACCCGTCGGTCGACGTGATCGCCTGGGCACACAACGAGACCTCGACCGGGGTGGCGGTGCCGGTGCGCCGGCCCGGCGGGGCCGGCGAGGCCCTGGTAGTGATCGACGCGACGTCGGGCGCCGGCGGTCTGCCGGTCGACATCACCGAGACCGACGTCTACTACTTCGCGCCGCAGAAGAACTTCGCCTCCGACGGCGGCCTGTGGCTGGCGATCATGAGCCCGGCCGCGCTGGCCCGCATCGAGGCGATCGCCGCCTCGGGCCGCTGGGTGCCGGAGTTCCTGTCCCTGCCGATCGCGGTGGACAACAGCTCCAAGAACCAGACCTACAACACCCCCGCGATCGCCACCCTGGCGTTGATGGCCGAGCAGCTGGACTGGCTGCTCGACAACGGCGGGCTGGACTGGGCGGTCAAGCGCACCGCGGATTCGTCGCAGCGGTTGTACTCCTGGGCCGAGGCCCGACCGTTCACCACGCCGTTCGTCGCCGACCCCGCACTGCGGTCGCAGGTGGTAGGCACCATCGACTTCGTCGACGACGTGGATGCCGCCGCGGTGGCCAAGGTGCTGCGAGCCAACGGCATCGTCGACACCGAGCCCTACCGCAAACTGGGCCGCAACCAGCTGCGGATCGCGATGTTCCCGGCGGTGGAGCCCGACGACGTCAGCGCGCTGACGCAATGCGTGGACTGGGTCGTCGAAAGGCTCTGA
- a CDS encoding DUF3027 domain-containing protein produces the protein MRPSAESDTATIAVPAVLAAAVDQARAAVAEFSGADTVGEHLGVDYEDATAATHRFAALLPGYQGWQWAVVVAAIPDAAHSTISEVVLVPGPTALLAPEWVPWDQRVRPGDLGPGDLLAPPADDPRLVPGHASSGDPELDEVAGEIGLGRRWLMSPLGRAEAAQRWHDGEYGPDSAMARSTKRVCRDCGFYLPLAGVLGTAFGACANEMSADGRVVDAEYGCGAHSDTPAPAGTGSPAFDPYDDGVLEILESDAPAEISTAEPVEAMAEPAEAVAEPAEAVAEPAEAVADPVEAVAEPAEAVAEPAEAVAEAAVETTAEAPEDPATS, from the coding sequence ATGCGACCCAGCGCAGAATCAGACACCGCGACCATCGCCGTGCCCGCGGTGTTGGCCGCGGCTGTCGACCAGGCCCGCGCGGCCGTCGCCGAGTTCAGCGGCGCCGACACCGTCGGTGAGCACCTGGGCGTCGATTACGAGGACGCGACCGCCGCGACCCACCGGTTCGCCGCGCTGCTGCCCGGCTATCAGGGCTGGCAGTGGGCTGTCGTCGTCGCCGCCATCCCGGACGCCGCGCACTCCACGATCAGCGAGGTGGTGCTGGTTCCCGGCCCCACGGCGCTGCTGGCGCCGGAATGGGTGCCGTGGGACCAGCGGGTCCGGCCCGGCGATCTGGGCCCCGGGGATCTGCTGGCACCACCCGCCGACGATCCGCGACTGGTCCCGGGCCACGCCTCCAGCGGCGACCCGGAACTCGACGAGGTGGCCGGTGAGATCGGTCTGGGCCGCCGGTGGCTGATGAGCCCACTGGGCCGCGCCGAGGCGGCGCAGCGCTGGCATGACGGCGAGTACGGTCCGGATTCGGCGATGGCGAGGTCCACCAAGCGGGTCTGCCGAGACTGCGGCTTCTATCTGCCGCTGGCCGGCGTGCTCGGCACGGCCTTCGGAGCCTGCGCCAATGAGATGTCCGCGGACGGCCGGGTGGTCGACGCGGAGTACGGCTGCGGCGCCCACAGTGACACCCCCGCACCGGCGGGCACCGGTTCCCCGGCCTTCGACCCCTACGACGACGGCGTGCTCGAGATCCTGGAGAGCGATGCCCCCGCCGAGATCAGCACTGCCGAACCGGTTGAGGCGATGGCCGAACCGGCTGAGGCGGTGGCCGAACCGGCTGAGGCGGTGGCCGAACCGGCTGAAGCGGTGGCCGACCCGGTTGAGGCGGTGGCCGAACCGGCTGAAGCGGTGGCCGAACCGGCTGAAGCGGTCGCCGAAGCTGCCGTCGAGACAACCGCCGAAGCCCCCGAGGACCCGGCGACTTCCTAG
- a CDS encoding class I SAM-dependent methyltransferase encodes MPRRRLERDASLTAQTCALERAAESLQPPHRRLLDDPDSAVFAGGYAPLLARPVIARTWLRALDSYLPGLHVYIVLRVRYADAVLQQAISTGIDQIVLLGAGFDTTSLRITGAGSGPAIFEVDAPTTQQEKQLLLARANRSVGPEVRWVSCDFESDRLTERLDQAGFDSARPCVVVWIGVSVYLTRPAIDQTLADLAGICSAGSLLVTDFGDPETVTGRHRLVGARRTARLVRRRGEPWLTALSLTELTHALGDSGFVVRDHARTTDLAERYAPNGQPWCSTDDWLGVLTAERVLKTAPD; translated from the coding sequence GTGCCTCGCCGCCGATTGGAACGCGATGCCAGTCTGACTGCGCAGACGTGCGCGCTCGAGCGTGCTGCTGAATCTCTCCAACCGCCTCATCGCAGGTTGCTCGACGATCCCGACTCGGCGGTGTTCGCCGGCGGATACGCACCGCTGTTGGCCAGGCCGGTTATCGCGAGGACGTGGCTGCGTGCTCTCGACAGCTATCTGCCGGGTTTGCATGTCTACATCGTCCTTCGGGTCCGCTACGCCGATGCTGTGCTCCAGCAGGCTATTTCGACGGGTATCGATCAGATCGTGCTACTGGGAGCCGGGTTTGACACCACCAGTCTGCGCATCACCGGTGCCGGTTCCGGTCCGGCGATCTTCGAGGTCGACGCACCAACCACCCAGCAGGAAAAACAACTCCTGCTCGCGCGCGCCAACCGTTCCGTCGGACCGGAGGTCCGTTGGGTCTCATGCGATTTCGAAAGTGACCGCCTGACCGAGCGTCTCGATCAGGCCGGTTTCGACTCGGCAAGGCCGTGTGTGGTCGTCTGGATCGGGGTCTCCGTCTACCTCACCCGTCCCGCGATCGATCAGACCTTGGCGGACCTTGCCGGAATCTGTTCTGCTGGAAGTCTTCTGGTGACCGACTTCGGTGACCCCGAGACAGTCACGGGAAGGCATCGTCTCGTCGGTGCGCGCCGCACCGCCCGACTGGTGCGCCGTCGTGGTGAGCCCTGGCTCACCGCCTTGTCGTTGACCGAACTCACGCACGCTCTCGGCGACAGCGGTTTCGTCGTCCGCGACCATGCCCGAACCACCGACCTCGCTGAGCGATATGCACCGAATGGACAACCGTGGTGCTCAACCGATGACTGGCTCGGCGTGTTGACCGCCGAGCGCGTGCTCAAGACGGCCCCCGACTAG
- a CDS encoding FAD-dependent oxidoreductase has product MPHVISQACCNDASCVFACPVYCIHPSPDEPDFATSEMLYIDPDACVDCGACVRACPVGAIYPDTQLPAEQLPFIEINKSYYPKRPEGVKLPPTSKLAPILPAAEVHRRGRHPLTVAIVGSGPAAMYAADELLTQPGVLVNVFEKLPTPYGLVRAGVAPDHQRTKLVTRLFDEISRRRGFNFFLNVEVGKHLSHADLLEYHHAVLYASGALHDRRLEIDGMDLAGTGTATELVGWYNGHPDFADQPVDLSHERVVIVGNGNVALDVARILTSDPDKLAGTDIADHALAVLRDSRVQEVVIAARRGPVDSAFTLPELVGLTQTADVVLDAEDHARVRNDLATVRDDFTRQKLEILAKLGSVDSASAQPTRPRIRFAYQLTPARVIGENRAAAVEFTVTGTDEVRRLDAGLVLTSIGYHGTPIADLPFDDAAGVVPNEGGRVIDPATGQPVPGAYVSGWIKRGTNGFIGTNKSDSLKTIQGLVADYNAGQLSEPIGGPRAVARMVHARQPEVIDAAGWKAIDSAEIARGDAQDRPRVKFTRVPDMLEQVEDYSDVPLLQNLLGALRRR; this is encoded by the coding sequence ATGCCGCACGTCATCAGCCAGGCATGCTGTAACGACGCGTCTTGTGTTTTCGCCTGCCCGGTCTACTGCATCCATCCCAGCCCGGATGAACCGGACTTCGCCACCTCGGAGATGCTCTACATCGACCCGGACGCCTGTGTCGACTGCGGCGCCTGCGTCCGGGCCTGCCCGGTCGGCGCGATCTACCCGGACACTCAGCTGCCGGCCGAGCAGCTGCCGTTCATCGAGATCAACAAGTCGTACTACCCCAAGCGCCCCGAGGGCGTGAAGCTGCCGCCGACGTCCAAGCTGGCGCCGATCCTGCCGGCCGCCGAAGTGCACAGGCGCGGCAGGCATCCGCTGACGGTGGCCATCGTCGGCTCCGGCCCGGCGGCCATGTACGCCGCCGACGAACTGCTGACCCAGCCCGGCGTGCTGGTCAACGTGTTCGAAAAGTTGCCCACCCCCTACGGGCTGGTGCGTGCCGGAGTCGCCCCGGATCACCAGCGCACCAAGCTGGTCACCCGGCTCTTCGACGAGATCTCCCGGCGGCGGGGCTTCAACTTCTTCCTCAATGTCGAGGTCGGCAAGCACCTGAGCCATGCCGACCTGCTGGAGTATCACCATGCCGTGCTGTACGCCTCCGGCGCGCTGCACGACCGCCGGCTCGAGATCGACGGCATGGACCTGGCCGGCACCGGGACCGCCACCGAGCTGGTCGGCTGGTACAACGGGCATCCCGACTTCGCCGATCAGCCGGTCGATCTCAGCCATGAGCGGGTGGTGATCGTTGGCAACGGCAACGTGGCACTCGACGTGGCCCGCATCCTCACCTCCGATCCCGACAAGCTGGCAGGCACCGACATCGCCGATCATGCCCTGGCGGTGCTGCGCGATTCCCGCGTGCAGGAAGTGGTGATCGCCGCCCGCCGCGGGCCGGTCGACTCCGCGTTCACCCTGCCCGAACTGGTCGGCCTGACCCAGACCGCCGACGTGGTGCTCGACGCCGAGGACCACGCCCGGGTCCGTAACGACCTGGCCACGGTGCGCGACGACTTCACCCGGCAGAAGCTGGAGATCCTGGCCAAGCTGGGCAGTGTCGACAGCGCCTCGGCGCAACCTACCCGGCCCCGCATCCGGTTCGCCTACCAGCTGACCCCGGCTCGGGTGATCGGCGAGAACCGTGCCGCCGCAGTCGAATTCACGGTGACCGGCACCGACGAGGTCCGCCGGCTCGACGCCGGCCTGGTGCTGACCTCGATCGGCTACCACGGCACCCCGATCGCCGACCTGCCCTTCGACGACGCCGCCGGTGTCGTTCCGAACGAGGGCGGCCGCGTCATCGACCCGGCCACCGGGCAGCCGGTTCCGGGCGCGTACGTCTCGGGGTGGATCAAGCGTGGCACCAACGGCTTCATCGGCACCAACAAGTCCGACTCGCTCAAGACGATCCAGGGCCTGGTCGCCGACTACAACGCCGGGCAGTTGAGCGAGCCGATCGGCGGGCCGCGCGCGGTGGCGCGGATGGTGCACGCTCGTCAGCCCGAGGTGATCGACGCCGCCGGCTGGAAGGCCATCGACTCCGCCGAGATCGCCCGCGGCGACGCGCAGGATCGGCCCCGGGTGAAGTTCACCCGGGTCCCGGACATGCTCGAGCAGGTGGAGGACTACTCCGACGTGCCGTTGCTGCAGAATCTGCTCGGCGCGCTGCGCCGGCGCTGA
- a CDS encoding TrmH family RNA methyltransferase: protein MARVIEVVDIEDPRDSRLDDFRDLNSIDRRPDLPTGKGLVIAEGVLVVQRMLASRYTPRALLGTDRRLTELAPDLAGVSDVPYYRVSAEVMAEVVGFHLNRGVLAAASRVPEPTVADLVAGARTIAVLEGVNDHENLGSIFRNGAGLGVDAVVFGHGCADPLYRRAVRVSMGHALLVPFARSADWPADLAMLRERGFRVLAMTPDPRADALSTAMATVRGEPLAVLVGAEGPGLSQQAMRASDMRVRIPMSRGTDSLNVATAAALAFYERTRLPE from the coding sequence GTGGCCAGGGTTATCGAGGTCGTCGATATCGAGGACCCCCGTGATTCACGGCTGGACGATTTCCGCGATCTGAACAGCATCGACCGCCGCCCGGATCTGCCCACCGGCAAGGGGCTGGTGATCGCCGAAGGGGTGCTGGTGGTGCAGCGCATGCTGGCCTCCCGCTACACGCCGCGGGCGTTGCTGGGGACCGACCGCCGGCTGACGGAGCTGGCCCCGGATCTCGCCGGTGTGTCAGACGTGCCCTACTACCGGGTGTCGGCCGAGGTGATGGCCGAGGTGGTCGGCTTCCATCTCAACCGCGGTGTGCTGGCTGCCGCATCGCGGGTGCCCGAGCCCACGGTGGCGGACCTGGTCGCCGGCGCCCGGACCATCGCGGTGCTCGAGGGCGTCAACGATCACGAGAACCTGGGTTCGATCTTCCGCAACGGCGCCGGCCTGGGAGTCGACGCGGTGGTGTTCGGTCACGGCTGCGCCGATCCGCTCTACCGCCGTGCGGTGCGGGTGTCGATGGGACACGCCCTGCTGGTGCCGTTCGCCCGTTCGGCGGATTGGCCGGCGGATCTGGCGATGCTGCGCGAGCGGGGGTTTCGCGTGCTCGCCATGACTCCCGACCCGCGGGCCGACGCGCTGTCCACTGCCATGGCGACGGTGCGCGGCGAACCGCTGGCGGTGCTGGTCGGGGCGGAGGGGCCGGGTCTGTCGCAGCAGGCCATGCGGGCCAGTGACATGCGGGTGCGCATTCCGATGTCGCGGGGCACCGACTCCCTCAACGTCGCGACGGCGGCCGCGCTGGCGTTCTACGAGCGCACTAGGCTGCCGGAATGA